A genomic window from Chitinophaga pollutisoli includes:
- a CDS encoding type 1 glutamine amidotransferase domain-containing protein: MEKQSLQDKKVAVLVANGFEESEFTEPVAALKNAGAQVTVVSLEPGKVKAWAEKDWGGEYEVNETVDRASSENYDALVLPGGQMNPDFLRANEEAVRFVKGFMEEAKPIAAICHGPWTLIEAGAVRGRKMTSYHSIKTDLINAGADWVDQEVVTDNGLVTSRSPKDLPAFCAKMVEEIAEGQHLSRNRGVHQLG; this comes from the coding sequence ATGGAAAAACAATCGCTGCAAGACAAAAAAGTAGCCGTATTGGTTGCGAACGGGTTTGAAGAATCAGAATTTACCGAGCCCGTAGCCGCGCTGAAAAACGCCGGCGCACAGGTGACCGTCGTTTCCCTCGAACCGGGCAAAGTAAAAGCCTGGGCCGAAAAAGACTGGGGCGGCGAATATGAAGTGAATGAAACGGTAGACCGCGCTTCGTCCGAAAACTACGACGCGCTGGTGCTGCCGGGCGGACAAATGAACCCCGATTTCCTGCGCGCCAACGAAGAAGCGGTGCGTTTCGTGAAAGGGTTCATGGAAGAAGCCAAGCCCATCGCCGCCATTTGCCACGGCCCCTGGACGCTCATCGAAGCCGGCGCCGTGCGGGGCAGGAAAATGACATCCTACCATTCCATCAAAACCGACCTCATCAATGCCGGCGCCGATTGGGTAGACCAGGAAGTAGTGACCGACAACGGCCTGGTAACCAGCCGCAGTCCGAAAGACCTGCCTGCCTTCTGCGCCAAAATGGTGGAAGAAATCGCCGAAGGCCAGCACCTGTCCAGGAACAGGGGTGTACATCAGCTGGGATAG
- a CDS encoding SRPBCC family protein, giving the protein MNQNNNRPRAGMLYEQSTVINVSKTGRIISSAAGASLVYLAIAGMKESPFKNIGRLLVGGYLLYRGLSGNCPITAAIDDEQRPRHARAVNIRTSMIVKRPRGEVYAYWRQLNNLPNFMAHLHDVEVVDSKHSHWTIKLAGNVTLEWDAEITEDKPGEELAWRSTEGAAIANAGKVRFRDAEGEATEILVTFTYRPPAGFMGAGLARLMNPAFAQLVRHDINRFKQHLEAFPKADNTAHG; this is encoded by the coding sequence ATGAATCAAAACAACAACCGTCCCCGCGCGGGCATGCTCTACGAACAATCCACTGTTATCAACGTATCCAAAACCGGCAGGATCATTTCCTCGGCTGCGGGCGCATCGCTGGTGTACCTGGCGATCGCGGGCATGAAGGAATCGCCCTTTAAGAACATCGGCCGTCTCCTGGTAGGCGGTTACCTGCTATACAGGGGGCTTTCGGGCAACTGCCCGATCACGGCGGCCATCGACGACGAGCAGCGCCCGCGGCACGCACGCGCTGTCAACATCCGGACGTCCATGATCGTGAAACGGCCCAGGGGCGAAGTATATGCGTACTGGCGGCAGCTGAATAACCTGCCGAACTTCATGGCACACCTGCACGACGTGGAAGTGGTGGATTCGAAACATTCGCACTGGACCATCAAGCTCGCGGGCAATGTAACACTGGAATGGGACGCAGAGATCACGGAAGACAAGCCCGGTGAGGAACTGGCCTGGCGCTCCACCGAAGGGGCGGCCATCGCCAATGCGGGCAAGGTGCGTTTCCGGGATGCGGAAGGGGAGGCAACGGAAATTCTCGTCACGTTTACCTACCGGCCGCCGGCGGGGTTCATGGGCGCAGGGCTCGCCCGGTTGATGAACCCAGCGTTCGCGCAACTGGTAAGGCACGACATCAATCGTTTCAAACAGCATCTGGAAGCGTTTCCCAAAGCGGATAACACCGCGCATGGCTGA
- the xrtN gene encoding exosortase N, producing the protein MDRLQRIVPALIWTALYAGIALFALDDYMEWGSNGFILGAATVPVVLRADAGNKRNLRYFYAALACCLLAWMVPAKTLLFATLVLALCFLAESCFGKINALPVMALMLMAPIFQYVTNIFTFPIRLHLTRFAGAILRLAGREVTTEGNAMHLNGAEFSVDPACMGLSMMVTAILCGIAAVGIAQKKTGKTLPLWALLGWLGFILCLNTGSNLFRIVLLVQFHILPGDIMHDVVGLLCLGLYVLTPIFYLTPRLVNRFGKTPGVRAETAQHPRYIVLQAHLSLAACIFLLAYKVNLPKTVETATTPVVPGFTATAMKDGVLKLERDGALWYVKKIKDGYYTDHHPTICWQGSGFAFRKVKEEQIAGIPLFTGVLEKGKERLYTAWWYDCGSVQTVSQFEWRWNALAKRQRFSLVNVTASSREALIAEIRRARQNGAIRLAMGLE; encoded by the coding sequence ATGGACCGTCTCCAACGCATAGTTCCCGCCTTGATATGGACGGCCCTTTACGCCGGCATCGCGCTGTTTGCCCTGGATGATTATATGGAGTGGGGCTCCAACGGGTTTATCCTCGGAGCGGCGACGGTGCCGGTCGTACTGCGGGCGGATGCGGGCAACAAACGCAACCTGCGTTACTTTTACGCCGCACTGGCCTGCTGCCTGCTGGCCTGGATGGTACCAGCCAAAACGCTGCTCTTCGCCACGCTCGTGCTGGCATTATGCTTCCTGGCCGAAAGCTGCTTCGGCAAAATCAACGCGCTGCCCGTGATGGCGCTCATGCTCATGGCCCCCATCTTCCAGTACGTTACCAACATATTTACCTTTCCTATCCGCCTGCACCTGACCCGCTTTGCCGGCGCCATCCTGCGCCTGGCAGGGCGGGAGGTAACCACCGAAGGCAATGCAATGCACCTCAACGGCGCGGAATTCTCTGTAGACCCTGCCTGCATGGGCCTCAGCATGATGGTGACGGCCATCCTCTGCGGGATCGCGGCGGTTGGCATCGCGCAGAAGAAAACCGGCAAAACCCTGCCGCTATGGGCGCTCCTCGGCTGGCTGGGTTTCATTCTCTGCCTCAATACCGGCTCCAACCTCTTCCGCATCGTGCTGCTCGTGCAGTTCCATATCCTGCCCGGAGATATCATGCACGACGTGGTAGGACTCCTCTGCCTGGGGCTCTATGTGCTCACCCCCATATTCTATCTCACACCACGCCTGGTCAACCGTTTCGGCAAAACACCCGGAGTACGCGCCGAAACCGCGCAGCACCCGCGATACATCGTGCTGCAGGCGCACCTGTCGCTCGCCGCCTGCATCTTTTTGCTGGCATACAAAGTAAACCTTCCGAAAACAGTAGAAACCGCCACAACTCCCGTGGTGCCGGGGTTTACAGCTACCGCGATGAAAGACGGTGTCCTGAAACTGGAGCGCGACGGCGCTTTGTGGTATGTGAAGAAAATCAAAGACGGCTATTACACCGATCACCATCCTACCATCTGCTGGCAGGGGAGCGGGTTTGCTTTCCGGAAAGTGAAAGAGGAACAGATCGCCGGGATCCCGCTGTTTACCGGCGTGCTGGAGAAAGGGAAGGAGCGGCTGTACACGGCCTGGTGGTACGACTGCGGATCGGTGCAAACGGTTTCCCAGTTCGAGTGGCGTTGGAACGCCCTTGCCAAACGCCAACGCTTTTCACTTGTAAACGTGACGGCATCCAGCAGGGAAGCCCTCATCGCGGAGATCCGCCGGGCGCGGCAGAATGGCGCCATCCGGCTGGCGATGGGTTTGGAATGA
- a CDS encoding M90 family metallopeptidase: protein MAFNLEFAQVLPVLIPVVVIAFLFWWFYRPRKSAPGAVPAGTAGMLEAHVRYYQQLTPPEKERFSSEVEAFLGHVTIEGVGTEVEDLDRILIAASAVIPIFSFPGWKYRNLTNIILYPDTFDEHYQFEGDRRNILGMVGSGHMNGQMLLSRSALRAGFSEHAGQSNTAIHEFVHLVDKTDGYVDGLPQSLLHNITSLPWLQVMHEEIRKIESGHSEINPYAAMNQSEFLAVTAEYFFEKPDSMQTHHPELYRLLSEIFRQDPAARAS from the coding sequence ATGGCATTTAATTTGGAATTTGCACAAGTGTTGCCCGTATTGATCCCCGTGGTGGTGATCGCATTTCTTTTCTGGTGGTTCTACCGGCCGAGGAAATCGGCCCCCGGCGCCGTTCCCGCCGGAACAGCCGGCATGCTCGAAGCGCATGTCCGTTATTACCAGCAGCTCACGCCGCCCGAAAAAGAGCGCTTTTCCAGCGAGGTGGAGGCTTTCCTCGGGCATGTGACCATCGAGGGCGTGGGTACGGAGGTAGAGGATCTGGACAGGATCCTCATCGCGGCGAGCGCCGTTATTCCCATCTTCAGCTTCCCCGGCTGGAAATACCGCAATCTCACCAACATCATTCTTTACCCGGATACGTTCGACGAGCATTACCAGTTCGAGGGCGACCGGCGCAATATCCTCGGGATGGTTGGCAGCGGGCATATGAACGGGCAGATGCTGCTTTCCCGCAGCGCCCTGCGCGCGGGTTTCTCCGAACACGCCGGGCAGAGCAATACCGCGATCCATGAGTTTGTGCACCTGGTAGATAAAACGGACGGGTACGTGGACGGTCTCCCGCAATCCTTGCTGCACAATATTACCAGCCTGCCGTGGCTGCAGGTGATGCACGAAGAAATCCGCAAGATCGAATCCGGGCATAGCGAGATCAACCCTTATGCGGCTATGAACCAGAGCGAGTTCCTGGCGGTGACGGCGGAGTATTTCTTCGAGAAGCCCGACAGCATGCAAACCCATCACCCCGAATTATACCGCCTGCTCAGCGAAATCTTCAGGCAGGACCCCGCGGCCCGCGCCTCCTGA
- a CDS encoding AsmA-like C-terminal region-containing protein, translating into MPRWLRITLITAGSLVLLVVVLWLVLALVIRSRKADILAEITRQLSERLNGDLVIRDMEPSLVRSFPQISVTLKDVSLKDSLYDRHHHALLDLKEVYVKVHTFALIRRSVSIREVSIEHGEVYLYTDSLGYSNGYLLKGKDRKKDSTAAKPSPVISAFSFKDVRITLENQQKWKHFQFDVKQLEGRMQENDSGWQARIHPEILIADMQFNTTKGSYAKGKTLSGPMDLKFIAADKKLRIPQQMIRFDQQPVQLAGEFIFSETPPAFHLQINADNIPFKFATTLVTPNITAKLSPIDFAQPLNVAADIRGHMKFRDTPYVRVTWQVRDNRLTGANLALEKVNFDGAFLNEVFPGQGHNDANSRLSVYRFSAEYDSIPVTADTIRILNLQKPLLTGRFRSKFPLVRLTHALDHHLFHFNAGQAEVDLQYAGSWDAKDTLAGSLEGFVQIKDGAFTYVPRNLAVSDCNARLDFTQGHLYLRDIRVQSGASKVEMDGSILNILNLYFSAPEKIVLNWNVRSPMINLNEFQSLFGRRAKDKSHAQTRQNRHMRARFSRQLDTMLELSSVHMKVALDKVRYRKFNASNVKADVQMGQDGVRFNNVGLNAVGGQMQLSGAIIQQPKGDRFNVDADIRQVQVDQLFHAFENFGQDGITAKNLRGVFSAKVKVTGGVKEDISIQPKSINGSVSFNLNKGALLNFEPLVNVGKFVFRKRDMSNITFENIRNTLDIRGNKIYIHPMLIASSVLNIEVEGTYGIPKGTDIKLKVPLRNPKKDELVTDAEELRKRRKSGIVVNLHAVDGDDGKVKFKLGKGD; encoded by the coding sequence ATGCCCCGCTGGTTAAGAATCACCCTCATCACCGCCGGCAGCCTCGTGTTGCTGGTAGTCGTACTCTGGCTCGTGCTGGCCCTCGTTATCCGTAGCCGCAAGGCCGATATCCTCGCCGAAATCACCCGCCAGCTCAGCGAGCGCCTTAACGGCGACCTCGTTATCCGCGACATGGAACCCTCCCTCGTGCGCAGCTTCCCCCAGATTTCCGTTACGCTCAAAGACGTATCCCTGAAAGATAGCCTCTACGACCGGCATCACCATGCACTGCTCGATCTGAAGGAAGTCTACGTCAAAGTACACACGTTCGCCCTCATCCGCCGCAGCGTTTCCATCCGGGAAGTCAGCATCGAGCACGGAGAAGTTTACTTGTATACCGACAGCCTCGGCTATTCCAACGGATATCTCCTCAAAGGGAAAGACAGGAAAAAAGACTCCACAGCCGCCAAACCCTCACCCGTCATCAGTGCGTTTTCCTTCAAAGACGTACGCATCACACTGGAAAACCAGCAGAAATGGAAACATTTCCAGTTCGACGTGAAACAGCTCGAAGGCCGCATGCAGGAAAACGACTCAGGATGGCAGGCCCGCATCCATCCCGAAATCCTTATCGCCGACATGCAGTTCAACACCACCAAGGGCAGCTACGCAAAAGGCAAAACGCTCTCAGGCCCCATGGACCTAAAGTTCATCGCCGCCGATAAAAAGCTTCGCATCCCGCAGCAAATGATCCGGTTCGACCAGCAGCCCGTCCAGCTCGCAGGCGAGTTCATTTTTTCCGAAACCCCGCCGGCCTTCCACCTGCAGATCAACGCCGATAATATCCCCTTCAAATTCGCCACCACGTTGGTGACACCCAATATCACCGCCAAACTTTCACCCATCGATTTCGCGCAGCCGCTGAATGTGGCCGCCGACATCCGCGGGCATATGAAGTTCCGGGATACGCCGTACGTCCGTGTTACCTGGCAGGTACGCGATAACCGGCTGACGGGCGCCAACCTCGCGCTGGAGAAAGTCAACTTCGACGGCGCTTTCCTCAACGAAGTATTCCCCGGCCAGGGCCACAACGACGCCAATTCACGGCTGAGCGTGTACCGCTTTTCCGCGGAATACGACAGCATTCCCGTCACCGCCGACACCATCCGCATCCTCAACCTGCAAAAACCCTTGCTCACCGGGCGCTTCCGGTCGAAATTTCCGCTGGTGCGGCTCACGCATGCATTGGATCATCACCTTTTTCATTTCAATGCGGGGCAGGCGGAAGTGGACCTTCAATACGCCGGCTCCTGGGACGCGAAGGATACGCTGGCCGGTTCTCTGGAAGGATTCGTGCAAATCAAAGACGGCGCCTTCACTTACGTGCCGCGCAACCTGGCCGTCTCCGACTGCAATGCACGGCTAGACTTCACCCAGGGCCACCTTTATCTCCGGGATATCCGTGTGCAATCGGGCGCCAGCAAAGTTGAAATGGACGGCAGCATCCTCAACATCCTCAACCTGTATTTCTCCGCTCCGGAAAAAATCGTACTGAACTGGAACGTCCGCAGCCCGATGATCAATCTCAACGAATTCCAGTCTTTATTCGGCCGCCGCGCCAAGGATAAATCCCACGCCCAGACAAGGCAAAACCGCCATATGCGCGCGCGTTTTTCCCGCCAGCTCGACACCATGCTTGAACTGTCCAGCGTTCACATGAAAGTGGCGCTCGATAAGGTACGCTACCGGAAATTCAACGCCAGCAACGTGAAAGCGGATGTGCAGATGGGGCAGGATGGCGTCCGGTTCAATAACGTGGGACTGAACGCAGTGGGCGGGCAAATGCAGCTGAGCGGCGCCATCATCCAGCAGCCAAAAGGCGACCGCTTCAACGTAGACGCGGATATCCGGCAGGTACAGGTAGACCAGCTCTTCCACGCGTTCGAGAATTTCGGGCAGGACGGCATCACGGCCAAAAATCTCCGCGGCGTATTTTCCGCGAAGGTAAAAGTGACAGGGGGAGTGAAGGAAGATATCAGCATCCAGCCCAAATCCATCAACGGCAGCGTCAGCTTCAACCTGAACAAAGGAGCCCTCCTGAATTTCGAACCGCTGGTAAACGTGGGAAAATTCGTTTTCCGGAAACGGGACATGTCCAACATCACTTTCGAAAACATCCGCAATACGCTGGACATCCGCGGCAACAAGATTTACATCCATCCCATGCTGATCGCTTCCAGCGTGCTGAACATCGAAGTGGAAGGGACGTACGGCATTCCCAAAGGGACCGATATCAAGCTGAAAGTACCGCTGCGCAATCCGAAGAAAGATGAACTGGTGACCGACGCCGAGGAGTTGCGCAAACGCAGAAAAAGCGGCATCGTCGTGAACCTCCACGCCGTGGACGGCGACGACGGCAAGGTGAAATTCAAGCTCGGGAAAGGCGACTGA
- a CDS encoding XrtN system VIT domain-containing protein, with protein sequence MENKRSLKQRLLDHRYLTYISALLFSLLLYCFGNLIDTPRGDTLFTLFVVHAGLAILCLICYMTMERKKPYSKDIKTVLWLLWLVSCYALNREIPVFDESTTWQAVLLVISGATLLTFRYADLLPGWGRALLGISAGVATLLFAYLAICCIPLFPFAAVGIILLGLGFHAFVPAFLVYHTISAIRNLQLGKPALTGAALSLLIVAAFCIRYAMIVQDINQAYNRKMIEGSDELPAWVETANQLRPGFVNDRVLKTGLVFTTSEVLQNLFDFDMPNRNFDARNFHDPLVTIAHLFSPALRPDHADRIKILEALYDSRHEAQERLWSGDKLSTTYVHTCIRLWPEQHLAYTEKSITVYNAARWGAAEGIYSFELPEGGVVTSLSLWINGKEEKAILTTKEKADTAYKTIVGVEQRDPSLVRWQEGNTVSLRVFPVNSMDSRVFKIGVTAPLKVEGGKMIYYNIAFRGPVFRRATEYTSITNEGDQLPAVKPAGFARNGTLLEREGAYRPNWQLEMPLVPLRPQTFAFNGNAYTIQAYEPERSSVSTSAIYLDINHSWTRADMRTIFGMAGNIPIKTFAGDKFVSLTKENFREHVEPLLDNRFSLFPFHRIPDPAGALVITKNTTVSPALTDLEGSVFRLKLAERLADPAFPKIRLYDLGTRLSPYLASLKAARAFRYEQGNVTQLRELLNKGLFAEDPETPDKVVIDEAKAAIVRRADSSATGTAPDHLMRLFAYNHILQQTGKGLITGSQGQEHLVAAAKEAYVVSPISSLVVLETQQDYDRFGIHDEGNSLKNASLNGNGAVPEPHEWALIVLAIVSLYIYLNRRRWTVSNA encoded by the coding sequence ATGGAAAACAAAAGATCCCTCAAACAACGACTCCTCGACCACCGGTACCTGACTTACATTTCAGCATTGCTATTCAGCCTGTTACTTTATTGCTTCGGTAACCTCATCGACACACCCCGGGGAGACACGCTCTTTACCTTATTCGTCGTCCACGCCGGCCTTGCCATCCTTTGTTTGATCTGCTACATGACCATGGAACGGAAAAAGCCCTATAGCAAGGACATCAAAACTGTCCTATGGCTCCTCTGGCTCGTCAGCTGCTACGCCCTCAACCGCGAGATCCCCGTCTTCGATGAAAGCACCACCTGGCAAGCGGTTTTGCTCGTCATTTCCGGTGCCACACTGCTCACGTTCCGGTATGCGGATCTCTTGCCGGGCTGGGGCCGCGCTTTGCTGGGCATTTCCGCCGGCGTGGCGACCCTGTTGTTCGCCTACCTTGCAATTTGCTGCATCCCGCTGTTTCCTTTTGCAGCCGTCGGTATCATTCTGCTCGGCCTGGGCTTCCACGCTTTTGTGCCCGCCTTTCTCGTTTACCACACCATCTCCGCCATACGAAACCTGCAACTCGGAAAGCCCGCCCTCACCGGGGCGGCGCTTTCCCTGCTCATCGTCGCCGCGTTTTGTATCCGCTACGCGATGATCGTACAGGACATCAATCAAGCCTATAACCGCAAAATGATCGAAGGATCGGATGAATTACCCGCCTGGGTCGAAACCGCCAATCAGCTCCGGCCGGGCTTCGTGAACGATCGCGTCCTGAAAACGGGGCTCGTGTTCACCACTTCCGAAGTTTTACAAAACCTCTTCGATTTCGATATGCCCAACCGGAATTTCGACGCCCGGAATTTTCACGATCCCCTCGTCACCATCGCCCACCTCTTCAGCCCCGCGCTGCGCCCCGACCATGCCGACCGCATCAAAATCCTGGAGGCCCTGTACGACAGCCGCCACGAAGCCCAGGAGCGCCTCTGGTCGGGCGATAAGCTGTCGACCACCTACGTTCACACCTGCATCAGGCTATGGCCGGAACAACACCTGGCCTACACCGAAAAATCCATCACCGTATACAATGCCGCGCGATGGGGCGCCGCCGAAGGCATCTACTCCTTCGAACTTCCCGAAGGCGGCGTGGTTACATCTCTTTCGTTATGGATAAACGGGAAAGAAGAAAAGGCCATCCTCACCACGAAGGAAAAAGCCGACACCGCCTACAAAACCATTGTAGGCGTGGAGCAGCGCGACCCTTCGCTGGTGCGCTGGCAGGAAGGCAATACCGTTTCCCTACGGGTTTTCCCGGTAAACAGCATGGATTCGAGGGTGTTCAAGATCGGCGTTACCGCGCCGCTGAAGGTGGAAGGCGGCAAGATGATCTACTACAACATCGCCTTCAGGGGCCCCGTTTTCCGCCGCGCCACCGAATATACCAGCATCACCAACGAAGGCGATCAGCTCCCGGCCGTCAAACCCGCAGGCTTCGCCCGCAACGGTACGCTACTCGAAAGGGAAGGGGCCTACCGGCCAAACTGGCAACTGGAAATGCCCCTGGTGCCCCTCCGGCCCCAAACCTTCGCATTCAACGGAAACGCGTACACGATACAGGCGTATGAACCGGAGCGGTCCTCCGTTTCCACTTCTGCCATCTATCTCGACATCAACCATTCCTGGACACGCGCTGATATGCGGACGATCTTCGGGATGGCGGGCAACATTCCCATAAAAACATTCGCCGGCGACAAATTCGTTTCACTCACCAAAGAGAACTTCCGTGAACACGTGGAACCGCTGCTGGATAATCGTTTCAGCTTATTCCCTTTCCACCGCATCCCTGACCCTGCGGGCGCGCTGGTGATCACGAAGAACACCACGGTTTCCCCGGCGCTGACGGACCTGGAAGGCAGCGTTTTCAGGCTGAAACTGGCGGAAAGGCTCGCCGATCCCGCGTTCCCCAAAATCCGCCTGTACGATCTCGGCACCCGGCTTTCTCCGTACCTGGCCAGCCTCAAAGCGGCGCGGGCCTTTCGGTACGAACAAGGCAACGTCACGCAACTGCGGGAACTGCTGAACAAGGGCCTCTTCGCCGAAGATCCCGAAACACCGGATAAAGTGGTCATCGACGAAGCGAAAGCGGCGATCGTCCGCCGGGCAGACAGTTCCGCCACCGGCACCGCGCCCGACCATCTCATGCGCCTTTTCGCCTACAACCACATCCTCCAGCAAACCGGCAAAGGCCTGATAACGGGCAGCCAGGGGCAGGAGCACCTGGTAGCCGCCGCCAAAGAGGCCTACGTGGTGTCGCCCATCAGCAGCCTGGTGGTGCTCGAAACGCAGCAGGATTATGACCGCTTCGGTATCCACGACGAAGGCAACAGCCTGAAAAACGCTTCGCTCAACGGTAACGGCGCAGTGCCGGAACCCCATGAATGGGCGCTCATTGTCCTTGCTATTGTATCCCTGTACATATACCTTAACCGCCGCAGATGGACCGTCTCCAACGCATAG